From one Candidatus Eremiobacteraceae bacterium genomic stretch:
- the lgt gene encoding prolipoprotein diacylglyceryl transferase, translating to MIAALATVPHWFTYPNIDPVAFHLGIFSVRWYGLTYLIGALLVYLQLQSRRSRARTGMSVDQAQEFVVYAMIGVVLGGRLFFLLADVLTPITAGGHTVSYYLQNPLEIIAIWHGGMAFHGGLIGALIGIWLFLRRNKLPFYPVADETALWIPVAIALTRCANFINGELPGRVTNSPVGFVFPGFAGYRYPSQLFEAVGMLVIVLPLLWWLHGGVRRREGQVFWTFIAGYGLVRTIVEFYREPGIVLLGLTGAQYLTIAMFVLGVVMFWRISNATARQPVPR from the coding sequence TTGATCGCCGCGCTGGCAACGGTCCCACACTGGTTTACGTATCCCAATATCGATCCGGTCGCATTCCACCTCGGCATCTTTTCCGTACGCTGGTACGGGTTGACTTACCTTATCGGCGCCTTGCTCGTGTACCTCCAGTTGCAGAGCAGACGAAGCCGCGCGAGAACCGGCATGAGCGTGGATCAGGCGCAGGAATTCGTCGTCTACGCCATGATCGGCGTCGTGTTGGGCGGACGACTGTTCTTCTTGCTGGCGGATGTGCTCACGCCGATTACGGCGGGTGGGCACACCGTTTCATACTATCTTCAGAACCCGCTCGAAATTATCGCCATCTGGCATGGCGGCATGGCGTTCCACGGTGGATTGATCGGCGCACTGATCGGCATCTGGCTCTTCTTGCGCCGCAACAAGCTTCCGTTTTATCCGGTCGCCGATGAGACCGCACTTTGGATACCCGTCGCGATCGCGCTGACGCGCTGCGCGAATTTCATCAACGGTGAGCTGCCGGGCCGCGTCACCAATTCGCCGGTCGGATTTGTGTTTCCAGGCTTTGCCGGATACCGATATCCGTCGCAGTTGTTTGAAGCAGTCGGTATGCTCGTGATCGTGCTCCCTCTGCTCTGGTGGCTGCATGGCGGCGTGCGCCGGCGCGAAGGTCAAGTGTTTTGGACATTCATCGCGGGTTACGGTCTCGTGCGCACCATCGTGGAGTTCTATCGCGAGCCGGGCATCGTGTTGCTTGGTTTGACCGGCGCGCAATATTTGACCATCGCGATGTTCGTCCTCGGCGTCGTCATGTTTTGGCGAATCTCGAACGCGACCGCGCGGCAACCCGTACCGCGGTAG
- a CDS encoding cytochrome c biogenesis protein CcdA yields MIHSLFFILGFTLVFIAAGASASALGSIFEEYRTLITRVLGVVVIFLGLNMVGLFRLPFLAMDKRLQIRKGGVSYVGDVLVGIGFAAGWSPCIGPILAAVLAMASATQTVGQAVWLLFVYSMGLGVPLLATAIGLQYVLPFLNRIKRFLPVIEVIAGVLVIGMGLVLVTNGFLRITAMIYEKFPALANIGTGPEASGDVISVGAVFVAGIVSFISPCVLPLVPVYISYLTGQSIESLVAAYDVKK; encoded by the coding sequence GTGATTCATTCCCTGTTCTTCATCCTCGGCTTCACGCTCGTTTTCATCGCGGCGGGTGCGTCTGCGAGCGCGCTCGGCAGCATATTTGAAGAATACCGCACGCTGATAACGCGCGTGCTCGGCGTCGTGGTCATCTTTCTCGGCCTCAATATGGTGGGCCTGTTCCGCTTGCCGTTTCTCGCAATGGACAAGCGGTTGCAGATCCGCAAGGGTGGCGTGTCGTACGTCGGCGACGTGCTCGTCGGCATAGGATTTGCTGCGGGCTGGTCGCCGTGCATCGGTCCCATACTCGCGGCGGTCTTGGCCATGGCGAGCGCCACGCAGACGGTGGGCCAAGCCGTGTGGTTGCTCTTCGTGTACTCGATGGGACTTGGCGTGCCGCTGCTCGCCACCGCCATCGGCCTGCAATACGTCTTGCCGTTCCTCAATCGCATCAAGCGGTTTTTGCCCGTCATCGAAGTGATAGCGGGCGTGCTCGTCATCGGAATGGGCCTCGTGCTCGTCACCAACGGGTTCTTGCGAATCACGGCGATGATCTACGAGAAATTTCCCGCACTTGCCAACATCGGCACCGGGCCTGAAGCATCCGGCGACGTGATCTCGGTCGGCGCGGTCTTCGTGGCAGGCATCGTGTCGTTCATCTCGCCGTGCGTGCTGCCGCTCGTCCCCGTCTACATCTCGTACCTCACCGGCCAGAGCATCGAAAGCCTGGTCGCGGCGTACGACGTCAAGAAGTGA
- the lspA gene encoding signal peptidase II, producing MIIAAIIVAADQYTKHVIATTFLPEESRIVIPHVVYLTYVQNTHGAFGLFGSHPLLLAAFASAVLIGFFLWYRSTGSAGMTTHIAFGLILGGAIGNIADRMRLSYVVDFIDFRWWPVFNVADSAISIGVVLLLIRMLIHDKKALPAQ from the coding sequence GTGATCATCGCCGCGATCATCGTGGCCGCCGATCAATACACCAAACATGTCATCGCCACCACATTCTTACCCGAGGAGAGCCGCATCGTCATTCCACACGTCGTCTATCTGACGTACGTGCAGAATACCCACGGCGCGTTCGGGTTGTTCGGCTCTCATCCGCTGCTGCTGGCTGCGTTCGCATCGGCGGTGCTCATCGGGTTTTTCCTGTGGTACCGCAGCACCGGCAGCGCCGGCATGACCACGCACATCGCGTTCGGCTTGATCCTCGGCGGAGCCATCGGGAACATCGCCGACCGGATGCGGCTCTCGTATGTCGTGGACTTCATCGACTTCCGCTGGTGGCCGGTGTTCAACGTCGCCGATTCGGCCATCTCCATCGGCGTCGTCCTGCTGCTCATCCGCATGCTCATCCACGACAAGAAAGCACTGCCGGCGCAATGA
- a CDS encoding RluA family pseudouridine synthase, which produces MTRAVTFDATAEDAGVRLDVAVSRRVDRSRTVCASLIRAHRVRVNGTAEKASYALAEGDRVVVDVPAPSEPDAKPEAIPIHIVYRDADLCVVDKPAGMATHPAPGSPRGTLVNALLAALGPLPAINGTLRPGIVHRLDKDTSGLLVVAVSEQGMRGLSRDMAERKIEREYDAVVWGRFAQERGVIDAPLGRDPGDRTKFAVRDGGRRAVTQYRAAETFTLRPAEHRRIAVPPDVLTLAQLKLETGRTHQIRVHCAAIGHPIVGDRAYGGGRPALGMPRQALHAARLRFVHPITGKAMSFTAPWPDDFAVLVDRLRAGTPA; this is translated from the coding sequence ATGACGCGGGCGGTGACGTTTGACGCGACGGCGGAAGACGCCGGCGTGCGTCTCGACGTCGCTGTCTCACGCCGGGTGGATCGATCGCGCACGGTGTGTGCGTCGCTAATCCGCGCCCATCGCGTGCGCGTTAACGGCACCGCGGAAAAAGCTTCATATGCATTGGCCGAGGGCGACCGCGTGGTCGTCGACGTTCCCGCGCCGTCCGAACCAGACGCAAAGCCCGAGGCGATCCCCATTCACATCGTCTATCGCGATGCCGATCTGTGCGTTGTCGACAAACCCGCCGGCATGGCGACGCATCCTGCTCCGGGCAGCCCGCGCGGCACGCTTGTGAACGCGTTGCTCGCCGCGCTGGGTCCGCTGCCGGCGATCAACGGTACGTTGCGGCCGGGCATCGTCCATCGGCTGGACAAGGACACGAGCGGGCTGCTCGTGGTCGCGGTGAGCGAACAGGGAATGCGCGGACTTTCACGCGACATGGCCGAGCGAAAGATCGAACGCGAATACGACGCGGTTGTGTGGGGCCGGTTCGCGCAAGAACGCGGCGTCATCGACGCGCCGCTCGGCCGCGATCCAGGCGATCGGACGAAGTTCGCGGTGCGCGACGGCGGCAGGCGCGCCGTCACGCAGTATCGCGCGGCGGAGACTTTCACGTTGCGGCCCGCCGAACATCGCCGGATCGCTGTGCCGCCGGACGTGCTGACACTCGCGCAACTCAAGCTCGAGACGGGCCGCACGCATCAGATCCGCGTTCATTGCGCGGCGATCGGGCATCCGATCGTCGGCGATCGCGCATACGGAGGCGGCCGGCCGGCGCTTGGCATGCCGCGCCAAGCGCTGCACGCCGCGCGGTTGCGCTTTGTCCATCCGATCACCGGAAAGGCGATGTCGTTCACCGCCCCATGGCCCGACGATTTTGCAGTGCTCGTGGATCGCTTGCGCGCCGGCACGCCGGCATGA
- the tgt gene encoding tRNA guanosine(34) transglycosylase Tgt yields MTQSHFTLQRTDDVARAGLLHTTHGDVPTPVFMPVGTQAAVKGLSPDELHACGARIILANAYHCYLRPGAEIIERAGGLHGFMAWSGAILTDSGGFQVFSLSKLSRVDDDGYHFASHLDGSRHTFTPESVVALQERLGSDVAMLLDDVAPAGVDRDRAADAARRTLVWAQRARAVKKREDQLTFAIVQGSTFDDLRRANARELVELDFPGYAIGGLWVGESKEESVAMTRATCEELPAHKPRYLMGVGTPEDLLDGIAAGVDMFDCVYPTRCARHALALTSRGRLNLRNAKFADDFTPLDPECACTACSGFTRAYIAHLFRSGELLGARLTSIHNVSFLVRFAAEARQSILAGRFAEYRAERIAGLSGG; encoded by the coding sequence ATGACGCAATCCCACTTCACGCTGCAGCGGACCGACGACGTCGCTCGCGCCGGCCTGCTGCACACCACGCACGGCGATGTGCCGACGCCGGTCTTCATGCCGGTCGGAACGCAGGCGGCGGTCAAAGGTCTCTCGCCGGACGAACTGCACGCGTGCGGCGCGCGCATCATCTTGGCGAACGCCTACCATTGTTATTTGCGGCCCGGGGCCGAGATCATCGAGCGCGCGGGCGGCCTGCATGGATTCATGGCGTGGAGCGGAGCCATTCTCACCGACAGCGGCGGCTTTCAAGTTTTCTCGTTGAGCAAGTTGTCGCGCGTGGACGACGACGGCTATCACTTCGCTTCGCATCTCGACGGTTCGCGTCACACGTTCACGCCCGAATCCGTGGTCGCACTGCAAGAAAGGCTGGGATCGGACGTCGCGATGCTCCTCGATGACGTGGCGCCCGCCGGCGTGGATCGCGATCGAGCTGCGGATGCCGCGCGGCGCACGCTGGTGTGGGCTCAGCGCGCGCGTGCCGTGAAGAAGCGCGAAGATCAGCTTACGTTTGCGATCGTGCAAGGCTCGACGTTTGACGATCTCCGGCGCGCCAACGCGCGCGAGCTGGTCGAGCTCGATTTTCCCGGCTATGCCATCGGCGGTTTGTGGGTGGGCGAGAGTAAGGAAGAGAGCGTTGCGATGACTCGTGCGACGTGCGAGGAGTTGCCGGCTCATAAGCCGCGCTATCTGATGGGAGTGGGGACGCCCGAAGATCTATTGGACGGCATCGCAGCCGGCGTCGACATGTTCGACTGCGTCTACCCGACCCGTTGTGCGCGGCACGCCCTCGCCCTCACATCGCGCGGACGGCTCAACTTACGCAACGCCAAATTCGCCGACGATTTCACGCCGCTCGACCCTGAATGCGCGTGCACTGCGTGCAGCGGGTTCACGCGGGCATATATAGCGCATTTGTTCCGTTCCGGCGAGTTGCTGGGCGCACGGCTCACGAGCATTCACAATGTCTCTTTTCTCGTTCGGTTCGCGGCCGAGGCACGCCAGTCGATTCTCGCGGGCCGCTTCGCCGAGTACCGCGCCGAGCGCATCGCAGGCCTTTCCGGAGGATAA
- a CDS encoding YggS family pyridoxal phosphate-dependent enzyme — MSDCETPAFERRVADNLRAVRERIARACASAGRSPETVAVLAVTKGFGPEAVTAAIAAGLTDVGENYLQEAAAKFAALEPLAAASARRHFIGRLQRNKCKRVADLFDVVQSVDDLSIAKALDQSAREIGKKLDVLVQINIASDDRAGVAPGEAAAFADAMRALPNLRLRGVMAVGPADAALVRDAFAQARMTFGELRQGITGGPVLSLGMSGDLEAAVAAGSTMVRLGTALFGERPAKQVSAPDGGEG; from the coding sequence TTGAGCGATTGTGAAACCCCGGCGTTCGAGCGCCGCGTCGCGGACAACCTTCGGGCCGTGCGCGAACGGATAGCCCGCGCGTGTGCGTCGGCAGGGCGAAGTCCCGAGACCGTCGCGGTGCTGGCGGTGACCAAGGGGTTCGGACCGGAGGCGGTTACGGCGGCGATCGCAGCGGGCCTGACCGATGTCGGCGAAAACTACCTTCAGGAAGCGGCGGCCAAATTTGCGGCCCTCGAACCGCTCGCCGCGGCTTCTGCCCGGCGCCACTTCATCGGCAGGCTGCAACGCAACAAATGTAAACGAGTCGCCGATTTGTTCGACGTCGTCCAATCCGTTGACGACTTATCCATCGCCAAAGCCCTCGACCAATCCGCGCGAGAGATCGGCAAGAAGCTCGACGTGCTCGTGCAGATCAACATCGCTTCGGACGATCGCGCAGGAGTCGCGCCGGGCGAAGCGGCGGCATTCGCCGACGCGATGCGAGCGCTCCCAAATCTGCGGCTGCGCGGCGTGATGGCGGTGGGACCAGCCGATGCCGCCCTCGTTCGCGACGCGTTCGCACAGGCACGCATGACGTTCGGAGAGTTGCGCCAGGGTATCACAGGCGGGCCGGTGTTGTCGCTCGGCATGTCCGGCGATCTCGAAGCGGCGGTCGCGGCGGGCTCCACGATGGTGAGACTTGGAACCGCGCTCTTCGGCGAGCGGCCAGCCAAACAAGTTTCCGCGCCGGACGGCGGGGAAGGATAG
- a CDS encoding cell division protein SepF, whose translation MLSAGVWTNFKQFFGQAEDEDFEDELLDDEGRPAIISLRDAKSSRRTVVSVYQPKRYDDVTDIADSLRARHHVVVNLVGADRTLQQRVVDFLSGVVYTMDGKMQRLSESIYLFVPSNVHINAKDAEHAMGSAYDAY comes from the coding sequence ATGCTTTCAGCAGGCGTGTGGACCAACTTCAAGCAGTTCTTCGGCCAGGCCGAGGATGAGGATTTCGAGGACGAGTTGCTCGACGACGAGGGAAGGCCGGCGATCATCTCGCTGCGAGACGCCAAGTCGTCTCGGCGCACGGTCGTTTCGGTCTACCAGCCGAAGCGGTACGACGATGTCACCGACATCGCCGACTCGTTGCGCGCGCGTCATCACGTCGTCGTGAATCTTGTCGGCGCCGATCGCACGCTGCAGCAGCGCGTCGTGGATTTCTTGAGCGGCGTCGTCTACACGATGGACGGCAAGATGCAGCGGCTTTCGGAAAGCATCTACCTCTTCGTGCCGAGCAACGTCCACATCAACGCAAAAGACGCGGAGCACGCGATGGGCAGCGCGTACGACGCGTACTGA
- a CDS encoding DivIVA domain-containing protein — protein sequence MKITPLDIEHKEFKKSLQGYAREEVDQYLDEVAESFEEMIAERSKLESELGDMRERVAHFDAIKETLQNTLVFAQRNADEMKAAAHKETDLIKEQAKLEVSHELQDMRRKIDDAKAELARMQDQMTTVKHDLRSFLTRHLTLVEDLNGQQNSAPSHLQK from the coding sequence GTGAAGATCACGCCGCTCGACATCGAGCACAAAGAATTCAAGAAATCGCTGCAGGGCTATGCGCGCGAAGAGGTAGATCAATACCTCGATGAGGTCGCGGAATCGTTCGAGGAGATGATCGCCGAGCGCAGCAAACTCGAATCCGAGTTAGGCGATATGCGCGAGCGCGTCGCACATTTCGATGCCATCAAGGAGACCCTGCAGAACACGCTCGTCTTCGCGCAGCGCAACGCCGATGAGATGAAGGCGGCGGCGCACAAAGAGACCGATCTCATCAAAGAACAAGCCAAGCTGGAAGTGAGTCACGAGCTGCAGGACATGCGCCGCAAGATCGACGACGCCAAAGCCGAACTCGCGCGCATGCAGGACCAGATGACCACCGTTAAACACGACCTGCGATCGTTTCTCACGAGACATCTCACGCTCGTCGAAGATCTCAACGGCCAGCAGAACTCCGCCCCCTCCCATCTTCAAAAGTAG
- a CDS encoding DUF167 family protein: MVSALLVVAVKPGSKAPGIVISGETVTVRVREPAVEGRATEAARRAVAAALRVPQSAVTLVRGATSRHKSFAVARMTKDEVLKRLAEDQLQ, encoded by the coding sequence GTGGTAAGCGCTCTCCTCGTCGTTGCCGTGAAACCCGGTTCGAAAGCGCCCGGCATCGTGATCTCAGGCGAGACGGTGACCGTTCGCGTGCGCGAACCCGCGGTCGAAGGGCGAGCCACTGAAGCGGCGCGCCGTGCTGTTGCGGCCGCGCTGCGCGTTCCTCAGAGCGCGGTCACGCTCGTTCGCGGCGCGACATCGCGGCACAAGTCCTTCGCGGTTGCGCGCATGACGAAGGACGAGGTCCTAAAGCGCCTCGCCGAAGACCAGTTGCAGTAG